DNA from Chitinophaga pendula:
TGGATGGCAGCCCGCCAAATTGCTGCTGCGCCCAACGGCCCATGCTCCACTGGCTCTTCCAGAGGTGCAGACTGTTGCAAAAAAGCCACGGATGACTCATATGCTCCGCCGGAATACGCTCACCCAGATTGTTCACAATAATAGGAACCTGGTACTGACTCAACTCCTCCGCACATCGACTGATCACCGATAAATTAACAACACCAGTCACAATATCCACCCGCTCAAACATGATCAACTTCTGAAGCACCTCCCGCACCTTCACCAGATCCCCCATATTAATGAACGCTGGCACCAAAACAACATCTCCCGACACCTGCGCTTCATCAAGTGCCAGGGTAATTCCCTGAAGAAAATCTTCCCTGAGGGTGGGAAATATACCTGAATAGGGTATCAGGCAACCGATCTTTGTCTTTTTCATAACAATAAAAAAGGGAAGTAGCGTCTCCACTACCTCCCTCGTAATATTAGTTCCTGGATGGATAGATCCCCTCCAGTGCTATAATATAGTTCATAGCAATATAAGGCTGCATAATGGAAAACGGCTGACTGCCACCAGCAGGCTGAATAACAGTACCGGCAGTAGTGGGTACCAACGCGGTATTAGGCGTCTTGTTATTATAACCATATACCTCGTTACCTCCTACTGAATCCAGGAACGTAGCCAGGGTGTTAGTACCCGCAGCCGCAGTACCTGTAGTACCCGATTCATTGGAAACAGAAATAGTTACCACACCAACGTGTGTGTGCATCGGCATCTGAGCAATGGTCAGCGTAATGTTGGGAGTACCGCCGATCTGACCTAGTTCATAACCTGGCAGGCCTGGTCCCTGACCATAACCAATAGGCGCACGGCCCCGAAAATCAGGTAAAGCAAATGTCGTTTGACCGTTACCGCCATAAGTCGTCCCCAATAAGGAAAACAAAGCAGTGTTCTGTGCAATTGATATAATCTGGCCCCAGCAGGTTGCCCAGCCTCTCGGCGCAAAGTTGCCGCCGAACATACAAATTAGCGCAATAAAAGGTTCCATTCCTTCAAGTGTTTAGGTTAGGGTGAGAGTTATGTGACTAAATTTCTGGTTGACGGTGCAAAGAAGATACAGGGGCCAAAACATTCACAATCATTTAAATAGGGATGAATCAGTTGGTAACTATATAGGCTGCATACAACCCGCTCCGTTGGAATTCGGACCTAAAGTAAATATTAATCCAATTGTCATGTAACACCACCGCATAGGCGGCAGGATTTCTTGTGTAACTGGCAGGATTTAGCACCTTTTCGCATTTCCCCCCTTTTGTTACTGTATTCCGTCTCTATTAAGTACATGGCCTCCAATGACCTTTGCTGCTTTTTTTAATCCCCCGATGCTCCTCGGATGCCTTCATCGATATAGGTAACGGACTGACCGCCATCATCTACCTCACTTCCGTACCAACCTGCTTTATAGCTAAAAATCCCCGCCCCTGGGGAATATCCATCAATACCTAAAACGTATACGCTGATAACCAACCGTTTACCTATATTCTCGCCGGGGGCTCTACCTCCCCGGCATTTTTTTTATTTTTTCTAAAACGCTGCTGACATACCACTGTCACAACCCCGTAGTTTCTTTGTATTACAAAACACAACCTACTATGATACAGACATCCAAACAAACAAGAACACTCGCTACCCTGGTAAAAGATTATGCTGCCTACAACGCTTGGGCAAACAAAACCCTGATCAACTGGCTGCGCACTAAACCCGAAGAACTGATGGATGCCTCCGTCGCCTCCAGCTTCCACTCCATCAACAAAACACTCCAACACTACCTGGAAGCACAACAATACTGGCTGGCTATCATCAAAGATGAAGCGCCCGAACTCAGCACCTATCAGCGTACCGCTCCCATCCCCACCGCCGCACTGTTTGACCTCGTTGTAGAACAATCCGCCGCCTTCTCCGATTTCGTTGCCACCCTCAACGACGAAGACCTCCAGGAATCCGTGCTGATCGTCACCGAATACTTCCAGTCCAACCGCGATAAATTCGAATATATCCAGCACGTAATGAACCACAGCACCTATCACCGCGGACAGATCGTGACCATGGGCCGCCATATCGGTCTCACCGATGCCCCCATGACAGATTATAATTTCTTCTTGCTGATGGCATAAGACTTTGCACATAATCGGCTAATTTGTACCAGCGACCGCGTTTAATATCAACCAATGATGAACAATTCCAGCTTCCTGAAATACCGGCTTTTACAACAGCATATCTCCCTTCCTGACTTCGATACCCCGGCACAGGCAGCCGCCTGGCTGGGCGCCACCCAGGCTCAGGACTATTGGAGCGGTAAATGGTCGCTGGGCCTCCGCACCCGCCATAGCACCCAGGAACAGGTAGAAACCGCGGTCGCCGACCGGCAGATCGTACGCACCTGGGCCATGAGAGGGACCTTACACCTCGTCGCCACAGAAGATGTACACTGGCTGCTACAGCTACTCCAACCCAGACTCACACAACAACAGGCGCCCCTCCTCAATGGCAGGGAGCTCACGGAGAAGATCGTCAGCAAAAGCCAGCAGCTCATTATCCGTGCCCTGCAAGACACACAGGAACTCTCCCGCGAAGAGATCAAAACATTGCTCGAAAAGAATAAGATCCGCACAGATGAACAACGCCTGGGATTACTATTGGTCCGCGCTGCTACCGATAAAGTAATATGCCTCGGTTGCCGCCGTGGAAAAGAATATACCTATACACTCCTGGATAAGTGGATACCTGCTGCCTCCCCCATCCCCCGCGAAGAAGCACTAAGCCGCCTGGCGCTCCGCTACTTCATCAGCCGCGGCCCAGCCACCATACAGGATTTCGCAGGATGGTCAGGGCTCACCATCACCGAGTCCAAAACAGGCCTGCAAATCGTACAGGCGAAACTCCACCGGGAAGTGATCCATGGACAAACCTACTGGATGGCACCCCCTACTCCCGAACTGAAAACCGCCGGCAACAACGTATACCTCCTGCCCGGTTTCGACGAATATGTACTCGGCTATAAAGACCGCAGCCACTTCGTTACACCGGAACAGTTTAAAAGGATCGTACCCGGCCGCAACGGTATCTTCCAACCCACCATCGTCCTCAACGGAAAAGTAGCAGGCACCTGGAAACGAACCTACAAAAAAGACACCGTCACCATCGAGATCAACCCCTTCACCGCCTTCAGCCCCGCACAGCTTAAAAGCATCACCACCGCCGCCCGGCGTTATGGACAATTTGAAGGCCTCACCCCCATATTGCCTTTTTTGAAATAGTTTGTAATGGACTGTATATCAGACAATTATAACGGCGCCCTTTTTTATCCGCCTCCAACAAATTGATTGCTAACAGGTTATGCTCACGTCCACCTCTCCTGTATCATTTGTATAGCTTTCGTATAGCATTCGTATAACCATCGCCATTTCAAGCGCCGAAACCACCGGTCTTATTACTCAAATCTTTTCCACAGCGTGCCCAGGGTCGATAATAAATTCTACTTTTATCCCTTAGCAATTGTGAAAAATGTCGGTATCTACGCTTTCTGGCTTATTCGAGAATTCCCCGTCCGTGCAGATCATCCGTATGCGTAATGCGCATTGGGTACTGCCATTCCTGCATAGAGTGTTCAAGACAGAAAATGTATTTTCTATCCCGGAACCCGCACTCATCTCCCTGCTGGCAGAAGAGCTGCGTATGCACGTCGATGGTATGGAAGACCTCGAAGAAGCCCGCATAGAATATGGAGAAGATGAAGAGTCCAGGGCCCGTAAATATCTGCAGAACTGGGTACAACGCCGCTTGCTGCAGGACTTTCCCGATGCCAATGCCGAAACCCAATATCAGCTGAGCGCACATGCGGAGAAGTCATTCCAATGGCTACAAACCCTGGAAAAACGACAATTCGTCGGCACTGAAAGCCGTTTCCGCTTCCTCTTCCAAACCCTCCGCGAAATGAGCGAATACGCCCAGGACGACCGCAGTACCCGCCTCACAGAACTCAAGAACAAACGCGCCGAAATAGACAAAGAGATCAAAAAACTTGAACTCGGCGGCGCCGTCACCGTATACACCAATGCGCAAGTACAGGAACGGCTGGAATGGTTCACCCGCCTCTGTTATGAACTACTAAGCGACTTCCGCGAAGTAGAAGACAACTTCAAACAGATCCATCGCAACATCGTAGAGCAACATACCAAAGCAGAAGTCAATAAAGGCGCTATCGTCGGCTACGCCTTCGAAGCATACAACGCCCTCCGCAACAGCGACCAGGGAAAAAGTTTCTACGCCTTCTGGGACTTCCTCGTATCCAGGGCCGGCCAGGAAGACTGGCGCTCCCTGACAGAAAATCTCGTGCAACTGCTCGAAGACCGTGGTATCGAAATGGATCGCAGCTTCCTCCAGAACACAAAATCACTCCTGCTACAATACGGCCGCAACGTTTACGATGCCAACGATAAAATGGCGGAAAAACTCAGCCGCATCATCACCGAAAAAGAAATCGCCCGCCACCGCCGCCTGCGCAAACAGATCGGCAATATCAAAGAACTCGTTCTCCAAATGATCGATGATGAAGAACCGACTTGTGGTATCAGCGTCACAGAACCCGCCTCCATACGCCTGAACATGGAACGCCGGCTTAACCTCACTCCCAAAAGAGTAGTGACCTCCTTAAAACAACCCACCAACGCGGAAGAACACATCGCCGACGCAGAACGTTTCGGTAGAATGATGAACATCTCTCATATCGACAAAAAACACCTCTGGCAACAGGTAGAAAATATCTTACAGGAAAAACAAACCGCCACCTTAAGAGAAGTAATAGAAACCGTAGGACTTACACATGGCCTGGCTGAAATAGTCGCCTACTTCAGCTTCCTGAAAGAGAAAAATGGCCGCGTACAGTCCGTCGAAAAAATTACCGAACTGATACCTCTCAACGAAGAACAAACCACCTTCGCAGAAGTGCCATACCTCCTGTTCAGCAAACAGGCATAATTATCGCTAATCACTCGTTTTAAAATTTTCGTTCTAATAGTGGAGATATTACCTTACACATCTGTATTCATCAAACTGCTGAAAGGGCCTGTCGAATATCTTGAAAAGACCTCCTGGGAGCAACTGCTGCAATACCAGGGCGAACTGACCCGATTCTTACAACAACTGGGATTGACCCTCATCCTCGATAAGGAAGATGGATACGCCTATCTCGAAACGGCTAAAACAGAAGAAGAAGAAAGCGTCGCCGGTTGGACCCGCCGTACCTCCCTCGGATACGACGAAAGCGTATTGCTCGTTCTCCTCCGCGATATGATGGCCGAATTCGAAGTAGGCGAAGTCACCAGCCGCGAACTGGTCAAAAAACGCCGCGAAATCAAAGAATTTGCAGAACTCTTCTTCCGCGAAGATGCCAGCCGCGTCAAATTCATCAAAGAACTCGACCGCCTCATCGATAAAGTAGAAGAACTTGGTTTCATCGATAAGATCGAGCACCACGAAGTGCCCGACGAACAGAAATTCCGTATCAAAAAGATACTCAAAGCCAAAGTAGACAACGAAATTCTGGAAGACTTTAAACAACAACTTACAGCACATGCAGCTCAACGTATTCAGCACGGATAGCGATAAATCCGGTTTCCGCCTGCAATACATGGAAATATACAATTGGGGCACCTTTGATGGACATGTATGGCAGATAAAACCAGAAGGGGAAACATCCCTGCTCACAGGAGCCAACGGTAGTGGCAAAACCACCTACGTCGATGCACTCCTCACCCTGATGGTGCCGGAAAGAAAACACAGATTTTATAACCAGTCCTCCGGTAGCGAGAAAAAAGGAGACCGTACAGAAGAAAGTTATGTACTGGGTGGTTTTGGTAGCTTACATACCGAAAACAGTACCTCCGGCAAAACACTCTACCTCCGCGAAAACCGCGAAGAAGCATATAGCATCCTCCTCGCCTGTTTCGCCAACGAAGTCGGCCAAGAAGTCACCTTGTTCCAGGTACGCTACTTCGGTGGCAGCGATATGCGCCGCATATACGCCATCGCACACAAAGCCCTGCACATCGAAGCCGACTTCACCCCCTTCGACCTCAATGGCGCCTGGCGCCGCCGTATAGACCAGCTATACAACAAAAGCAGCCGCCGCCAGGTAGAATGGTTCGACTCCGCCGGCCGATATGCACAACGCATGGTAGAAGTGCTGGGCATGCAAAGCCTGCAAGCACTCAGCCTCTTCAACCAGACCGTAGGTATCAAAGTCCTCGGCAACCTCGACGAGTTCATCCGCATGCATATGCTCGAACCGCGTAACATGGAAGAACAGTTCCAGGACCTCAAAAAACACCTCGCTACCCTCCTCGATGCCCAACGCAATATCGAAAAAGCAGAAGCCCAGATCGCCCTGCTGCTACCCCTCCAGGATCACTACGCCTCCTATCAGCAACAAGCAGCACAACTCGCACTGGCCAAACAGGAAGTAGAAATAGGCACCATCTGGAACAGCTACACCAAATACCAACTACTCGGAGAAGCCCTCACCAATGGCCAGAAAGCCCTCGAAGAACTCAAACTACGCCTCCAACAAGCCCGCGAACAAGTAGCGCGACTCCAGGACGAAGAACGCCAGATCAAAAACCAAATAGATCAAAATAAAGCAGGACAACGCCTCCAGGCCCTTACCAAAGACCTGGAAGATGCCCGCCAGAAACTGTCCGATACACAAATCGCCCTCGACCAGTTCACCGAATGGTGCACCAACATCCACCTCGAAGAAACCAACGCCTCCGATGATGCTGCCTACAGCCGCATCAAAAAAGAAGCAGACAAAGCCAATAAAAGACTCGCCTTGGAAACCCGCAATAACGAGGAAGACTGGTACGACGCCCGCCAACAGCTCAAAAAAGCACAAGATGGCATCGTCACCGTGGAAAACGACCTCAACATGCTCCTCCAAAGCCGTAATAATATACCTGGCCACCTGATCCACCTCCGTAAAGATATCTGCCAGGCCCTCAAACTGGAAACCTCCGAACTCCCGTTTGCAGGAGAACTCATGCAGGTAAGACCCGAAGACCTGGAATGGCAACCCGTACTGGAAAAACTACTCCATGGCTTCGCTCTCCGCCTGCTCGTTCCAGATAAACATTATAAAAAAGTAACCCGATACGTAAATACCACCAACCTGCAAGCCAGACTAGTATACTACAACGTCGGCGAACTAGGCATGCACCAGTATGCAGAAGATGATACCGTTTGGCATAAACTGGACTTCCACCCAGATCACAAACTAAGCGACTGGGTAAGCCAACAGGTAATACGCATGTTCGAACACAGCTGCGTGGAAAGTGACAAAGAACTGGCCCGCTACGACAACGCCATCACCATACATGGCCTTATCAAAAACAGAGACCGCCATGAAAAAGATGACCGCCCCGATCGTAATGATCCCAGCCGATACGTACTGGGCTGGAACAACGAAAAAAAGAAAGAAGCCCTCACCACTAAAAGGCTTCGCCTGATAGCAGAAGCAGAAAGCGCCAAAGAAGCACTCGACAGAGCCGATAATAAAAAGAAAAGATTAGGCAAACAACTCGTCTCCGTTCAACATATCATCGATCATAACAGCTTCTCCCTGATCAATATCGCTGGCGTACAAAGAGCCATCCGTAATATAGAAGAGCAGATCAACGCCCTCAAACAAAGCAGCAACCAGCTGTCCGAACTGACCGGCCAGCTCACCGCCGTTCAGGAACAGATCATGCAGCAGGAAACCGACAGAGATGCCTTACTCACAAAAATCGGTATCAGCGAAAACAACCTGCAACAGGTAGAAACACAACAACAACACCTGCAGCCCCTCCTGCAGCAACTCACAGAAGAAGATACCCTGCAACTGCTCGACTTCCAGCGCAGACACGACTCCGTACTGCTTAATATCGGCCTCAACAACATCGACCTGGTATACCAGCAGATCAAAAATTCCTTGTCAGAAGAAGTCAAACAACTGGAAGACGCCCTGATCAAAGTAGGTCGCGAACTCGACCGCGGCATCAACCGCATCAAAAATCCGCCTCTCGAAACCCTGCAACGCTTCACCGACTGGACAGGAGATGT
Protein-coding regions in this window:
- a CDS encoding phage tail protein, whose protein sequence is MEPFIALICMFGGNFAPRGWATCWGQIISIAQNTALFSLLGTTYGGNGQTTFALPDFRGRAPIGYGQGPGLPGYELGQIGGTPNITLTIAQMPMHTHVGVVTISVSNESGTTGTAAAGTNTLATFLDSVGGNEVYGYNNKTPNTALVPTTAGTVIQPAGGSQPFSIMQPYIAMNYIIALEGIYPSRN
- a CDS encoding DinB family protein; the encoded protein is MIQTSKQTRTLATLVKDYAAYNAWANKTLINWLRTKPEELMDASVASSFHSINKTLQHYLEAQQYWLAIIKDEAPELSTYQRTAPIPTAALFDLVVEQSAAFSDFVATLNDEDLQESVLIVTEYFQSNRDKFEYIQHVMNHSTYHRGQIVTMGRHIGLTDAPMTDYNFFLLMA
- a CDS encoding winged helix DNA-binding domain-containing protein; protein product: MMNNSSFLKYRLLQQHISLPDFDTPAQAAAWLGATQAQDYWSGKWSLGLRTRHSTQEQVETAVADRQIVRTWAMRGTLHLVATEDVHWLLQLLQPRLTQQQAPLLNGRELTEKIVSKSQQLIIRALQDTQELSREEIKTLLEKNKIRTDEQRLGLLLVRAATDKVICLGCRRGKEYTYTLLDKWIPAASPIPREEALSRLALRYFISRGPATIQDFAGWSGLTITESKTGLQIVQAKLHREVIHGQTYWMAPPTPELKTAGNNVYLLPGFDEYVLGYKDRSHFVTPEQFKRIVPGRNGIFQPTIVLNGKVAGTWKRTYKKDTVTIEINPFTAFSPAQLKSITTAARRYGQFEGLTPILPFLK
- a CDS encoding DUF3375 domain-containing protein, whose amino-acid sequence is MSVSTLSGLFENSPSVQIIRMRNAHWVLPFLHRVFKTENVFSIPEPALISLLAEELRMHVDGMEDLEEARIEYGEDEESRARKYLQNWVQRRLLQDFPDANAETQYQLSAHAEKSFQWLQTLEKRQFVGTESRFRFLFQTLREMSEYAQDDRSTRLTELKNKRAEIDKEIKKLELGGAVTVYTNAQVQERLEWFTRLCYELLSDFREVEDNFKQIHRNIVEQHTKAEVNKGAIVGYAFEAYNALRNSDQGKSFYAFWDFLVSRAGQEDWRSLTENLVQLLEDRGIEMDRSFLQNTKSLLLQYGRNVYDANDKMAEKLSRIITEKEIARHRRLRKQIGNIKELVLQMIDDEEPTCGISVTEPASIRLNMERRLNLTPKRVVTSLKQPTNAEEHIADAERFGRMMNISHIDKKHLWQQVENILQEKQTATLREVIETVGLTHGLAEIVAYFSFLKEKNGRVQSVEKITELIPLNEEQTTFAEVPYLLFSKQA
- a CDS encoding DUF4194 domain-containing protein, producing MEILPYTSVFIKLLKGPVEYLEKTSWEQLLQYQGELTRFLQQLGLTLILDKEDGYAYLETAKTEEEESVAGWTRRTSLGYDESVLLVLLRDMMAEFEVGEVTSRELVKKRREIKEFAELFFREDASRVKFIKELDRLIDKVEELGFIDKIEHHEVPDEQKFRIKKILKAKVDNEILEDFKQQLTAHAAQRIQHG
- a CDS encoding ATP-binding protein, which translates into the protein MQLNVFSTDSDKSGFRLQYMEIYNWGTFDGHVWQIKPEGETSLLTGANGSGKTTYVDALLTLMVPERKHRFYNQSSGSEKKGDRTEESYVLGGFGSLHTENSTSGKTLYLRENREEAYSILLACFANEVGQEVTLFQVRYFGGSDMRRIYAIAHKALHIEADFTPFDLNGAWRRRIDQLYNKSSRRQVEWFDSAGRYAQRMVEVLGMQSLQALSLFNQTVGIKVLGNLDEFIRMHMLEPRNMEEQFQDLKKHLATLLDAQRNIEKAEAQIALLLPLQDHYASYQQQAAQLALAKQEVEIGTIWNSYTKYQLLGEALTNGQKALEELKLRLQQAREQVARLQDEERQIKNQIDQNKAGQRLQALTKDLEDARQKLSDTQIALDQFTEWCTNIHLEETNASDDAAYSRIKKEADKANKRLALETRNNEEDWYDARQQLKKAQDGIVTVENDLNMLLQSRNNIPGHLIHLRKDICQALKLETSELPFAGELMQVRPEDLEWQPVLEKLLHGFALRLLVPDKHYKKVTRYVNTTNLQARLVYYNVGELGMHQYAEDDTVWHKLDFHPDHKLSDWVSQQVIRMFEHSCVESDKELARYDNAITIHGLIKNRDRHEKDDRPDRNDPSRYVLGWNNEKKKEALTTKRLRLIAEAESAKEALDRADNKKKRLGKQLVSVQHIIDHNSFSLINIAGVQRAIRNIEEQINALKQSSNQLSELTGQLTAVQEQIMQQETDRDALLTKIGISENNLQQVETQQQHLQPLLQQLTEEDTLQLLDFQRRHDSVLLNIGLNNIDLVYQQIKNSLSEEVKQLEDALIKVGRELDRGINRIKNPPLETLQRFTDWTGDVQQLPSDREFVQEYMEWLEKLQSDNLPRYKKDFERYLHETMVYKIGELNEELESWEQKIKGSVNTLNQSLGGINFNRLPDTYIQLGMRSVPDTTIKEFRANLLNALPQAADWQQNSFEEKALHFRQHVQPLIGNLEESESYRSRVLDVRNWFEFWADEKYRNTDELKKTYRQMGQLSGGEKAQLTYTILCSAIAYQFGITKEGQNSRSLRFIAVDESFSNQDEEKATYLMELCRQLHLQLLVVTPSDKIQIVQRFIAHVHLVQRVNNRHSVMYNMTVKEFTGKKEEVMELQD